A stretch of the Vigna radiata var. radiata cultivar VC1973A chromosome 9, Vradiata_ver6, whole genome shotgun sequence genome encodes the following:
- the LOC106774140 gene encoding delta-1-pyrroline-5-carboxylate synthase, with amino-acid sequence MEFHQNGTKTKPPEIPLVNGTALTHLNSLFQTQFSANIDPSRTFVSKVKRLIVKVGTAVVTRSDGRLALGRIGALCEQLKELSSQGFEVILVTSGAVGLGRQRLRYRKLANSSFSDLQKPQGELDGKACAAVGQSSLMALYDTMFSQLDVTSSQLLVNDGFFRDAGFRKQLSDTVNALLDLRVIPIFNENDAVSTRKAPYEDSSGIFWDNDSLAGLLALELKADLLVLLSDVEGLYSGPPSDPNSKLIHTYVKEKHQGEITFGDKSRLGRGGMTAKVNAAVCAAHAGIPVIITSGYATNNIIRVLQGERIGTVFHKDAHLWSNIKEETAREMAVSARVSSRRLQILKSEERSKILLAIADALEKNASAISLENEADVADAVAAGYENSLISRLTLKHEKISKLAKSVRMLAAMEEPIGQILKRTEIADKLILEKISCPLGVLLVIFESRPDALVQIAALAIRSGNGLLLKGGKEAQRSNAILHKVITSVIPNTVGDKLIGLVNSRDEIPYLLKLDDVIDLVVPRGSNKLVSQIKESTKIPVLGHADGICHVYVDKSANIDMAKQIIRDAKTDYPAACNAMETLLVHKDLSNNGGLNELVLELQREGVKLYGGPRASGLINIVGTSDFHHEYSSLACTVEIVEDVFDAINHIHEHGSAHTECIVTEDCEVAEAFLSQVDSAAVFHNASTRFCDGARFGLGAEVGISTSRIHARGPVGVEGLLTNRWILRGSGHVVNGDQGINYTYKELPLEA; translated from the exons ATGGAATTTCACCAAAATGGCACCAAAACCAAACCCCCTGAAATACCCCTCGTCAACGGAACCGCGTTAACTCACCTCAACTCGCTCTTCCAAACTCAGTTCTCCGCTAACATCGATCCTTCCAGAACTTTCGTCTCCAAGGTCAAGCGTCTCATTGTAAAG GTTGGGACAGCTGTTGTTACTCGAAGTGATGGAAGATTAGCACTGGGTAGAATTGGAGCTCTTTGTGAGCAg CTTAAAGAACTTAGCTCTCAAGGATTTGAAGTCATACTGGTAACTTCAGGTGCTGTTGGCCTTGGCAGGCAAAGACTTAGATATCGCAAATTGGCCAATAGCAG TTTTTCTGATCTTCAAAAGCCACAAGGTGAGCTTGATGGAAAAGCATGTGCTGCTGTTGGACAAAGTAGTCTCATGGCTCTCTATGATACGATGTTCAGCCAG CTTGATGTGACTTCTTCCCAACTTCTTGTGAATGATGGATTTTTTAGGGATGCTGGCTTCAGAAAACAACTTTCAGACACAGTGAACGCATTGTTAGATTTAAGGGTTATCcccattttcaatgaaaatgatGCTGTTAGTACTAGGAAAGCACCATATGAG GATTCTTCTGGTATTTTCTGGGACAATGACAGTTTGGCTGGACTTTTAGCCTTAGAACTTAAAGCTGATCTCCTTGTTTTATTGAGTGATGTTGAGGGCCTTTACAGTGGTCCTCCAAGTGACCCAAACTCAAAGTTGATCCACACGTATGTAAAGGAGAAACATCAAGGGGAAATTACTTTTGGAGACAAGTCAAGATTGGGCAGAGGCGGTATGACTGCTAAAGTTAATGCTGCAGTTTGTGCTGCTCATGCTGGTATCCCTGTCATTATAACTAG TGGCTATGCTACAAACAACATCATACGAGTACTTCAAGGGGAAAGAATAGGTACTGTCTTTCATAAAGATGCTCATTTATGGAGCAATATAAAGGAAGAGACTGCACGTGAAATGGCAGTTTCAGCACGTGTGAGTTCTAGAAGACTTCAG ATCCTCAAATCTGAAGAAAGGAGTAAAATATTATTGGCAATTGCTGATGCATTGGAGAAAAATGCAAGTGCAATAAGTCTTGAGAATGAAGCTGATGTTGCTGATGCTGTGGCTGCTGGATATGAAAATTCGTTGATATCACGTTTAACCCTGAAGCATGAGAAG ATCTCTAAGCTTGCAAAGTCTGTGCGAATGTTGGCAGCTATGGAAGAACCAATTggtcaaattttaaaaagaacagag ATAGCAGATAAACTCATCCTGGAGAAAATTTCATGTCCTTTGGGAGTCCTTCTGGTTATATTCGAGTCTCGACCTGATGCCCTTGTGCAG ATAGCTGCATTGGCAATTAGAAGTGGGAATGGTTTACTGCttaaagggggaaaagaagCCCAACGATCAAATGCAATCTTACACAAG GTTATTACTTCGGTGATTCCAAATACTGTAGGTGACAAACTTATTGGGCTTGTGAATTCAAGAGATGAAATTCCATACCTACTTAAG CTTGATGATGTGATAGATCTTGTGGTCCCTAGAGGCAGTAATAAACTTGTTTCTCAAATCAAGGAGTCAACAAAAATTCCTGTTCTTGGACATGCTG ATGGAATTTGTCATGTATATGTCGACAAATCAGCTAATATTGATATGGCAAAACAGATTATTAGAGATGCAAAGACTGATTATCCTGCAGCCTGCAATGCAATG GAAACTCTTCTTGTACACAAGGATCTATCAAATAATGGTGGACTTAATGAGCTTGTCCTTGAACTCCAACGTGAAG GTGTTAAACTGTACGGTGGGCCAAGAGCTAGTGGCTTAATAAACATTGTTGGAACAAGCGATTTTCATCATGAGTATAGTTCACTTGCTTGCACAGTTGAAATTGTAGAAGATGTATTTGATGCCATTAACCACATACATGAACATGGAAG TGCTCATACTGAATGCATTGTTACAGAAGATTGTGAAGTTGCTGAGGCTTTCTTAAGTCAAGTTGACAG TGCTGCTGTTTTCCACAATGCAAGTACACGATTTTGTGATGGAGCACGCTTTGGCCTTGGTGCAGAG GTTGGAATTAGCACAAGTCGAATTCATGCACGAGGTCCTGTAGGAGTAGAGGGTTTGTTGACAAACAGATG GATATTGAGAGGAAGTGGGCATGTGGTTAATGGAGATCAAGGAATCAATTACACTTACAAGGAATTGCCACTAGaagcataa